CACGATTAGGACACATTGCCCTTTTTTTAGTTGTACAccgttgttttttcctttttcttctggaCGTGCTTCATCCATATGGGCTACCATACAGATAATATGTCATGCCTCTGTCAACTAGCTGAGCAAGTATGTTGCGCTACTGTAGAAAACGCTAGTGTCAGCGTGCGAAAAACCACGTTAGTGGCGTGGGGGGCCCAAAACCAATATGGAGGACCAGTAAGGGATTACTTTATAGGGTTACAATGCTATACTCAAGTTCTTCCTATGAGTGGATGGACGCCAGAAGATATATTGCATTTCCACTGCATGGTTGAATAAGCTAGCTAGCCTTGAGCAAGGCAGGCATGTAATGTAAAAGAGACTGGATCTGCGATGTAATACCACGCCATGTGATATATCGTGTTTCTTATCAGAGAACGGGTCGTCACATCGGACCGTCTGGATCATCTTGTTGAGGAAGATCACTGATCGGTGGTGACGAGGCAAGATCTTCTTCGGCAAGATCCACGCTGACATTGTCTTCGGAGATCGTGGGACTGTAACTGGTTTTACGACCTCGGTTGTACCTTGGTGGCATAGTTGTAGTCCAGCTTACCCTCTCTCAGATGCCAAGATCGAGGAGTTCCCCTTCTTTGTACTGATGACGAAGAATGCGATATGAACGCTTGAGCATCTCGTTGGCAGTGAACCTGTTCTGATTCAGGTCGATGCTTATGGTTCTACGTCACGTCTTGGTCCTACTCATAGTGCTATGTCATGATGGACTGTTTCTTGTTTGCATTTTGGGTTGTAGTAGTAACCGTTAAATATTGGGCTACATGCCGGGTTGCATTGATGTGTAGTATATATTCGTTCTACCTACCTGGGCCTGGGCCCTGCGATGTTGGGGAGCCTCTGCAACGGCACCCGTTGCACATACTTAGTGCCGGCCCTGAACATATTTGTATAGCAGCTGAGAGATAAAGAAATGAATCCACCGTGTACATGTAGGTTGTCCAGTAGTTCATGTGATAATGTGGGTTTGGGGCTACCTAGCTAGGTACATACAATACTACGAGTTAACTAAGACCTCCTTTTCATTAAGTAACGAAACACCGTACGTTGATGACCGTTCAGCTAATACTTGTATGTTGCTGGAGGTGGACATGCATATCATAATCCATATCAGACAAGATACGGCAGGCTAGCGTGCATGTGCACGTCCACAGGAACCGAGACGCGACAACGTAGTGAACATGGGCAGCTAGCTTGGTCAAGCTTTGCTAGCCGCCGGGTGCGCCGTTCATCGATTTATACTGATCAATATCGACAAAGTCACAAAGAGACAGATTATAGGGATAGGGAAGGGCGAGCGTTGTGGGGGCGGAGCTGGGATCGGACCAGACCAAACATGATAGACAatgtcatactccctccgtttcgaaatATAAGTTCTTTTAGATATTTCAGTATgaattacatacggatgtatacaagcatattttagagtatagattcttTCATTTTGCTTTGTATATAGTCTgtatttaaaatctctaaaagacttatattcagaaacgaagggagtacattcATTGAAAAATGGAGGCCTCGTGACAGGCGCCGTCGTTGTCCCGGCTCCTGTCTCCACCCCCGGTCTTGGTGTGAGAAGCTTTGGGAGGACGGCAAGGTTTGGTTGGCATCCATATCAAAATGAGTATGTACAGTCCATGCATCATTACCGATGATTAATTAACTCGAGGGATCTGCATCAGTACACCCTCTTTCAAAAGTTGAAGAAAAACAGCAAAACTCATCTAACCTACTGCTGCTCACGATGATTTCAGGACCAAACCGTCCGATCAAGCATACGAACGCACCCTCTTTCTATGCTCGATCCACACTCGCTCGCTCGGTAGACTGGTTGACACCACTACAAGGTGGATGGGTTGTTCAGTTGACCATTGTCCATTAACCACTGGTTCAGTAGCACAAAGACCGTATAAAAAAGATCAGTAACTATTGGATCCGGAAAAACCGGCCTCCGGTTTTCTATAGATAAAAACAACATTACAATAAAAATTATGTTTGTATGAtttaaaaaagttcacgaatttgagaaaaagttcGTGCACTTAAACACGGTTTAccaatttgaaaataagttcatgaaTTTGAGGAAAAGTTCATAGTTTAAAAAAAGTTTGCTAATtcaaaataatattcatgaatttgaaaaaaaaaatcttggATTTGGAAAAAGAGATTCGGCAACTTGGAAAaatttatgaatttgaaaaaacaaATCGCCACTTCAAAAAAGGTTCACGAAttcaaaaagttcatgaattagattttttttgtgaatttgaaagaagttcatgaatttcaaaaatacTCACAGCTTTAGTAAATGTTCATCAATTCAATAAAAAACACGAATTAGACAGAAGTTCGTGATTTTAAAAAActttgcaaaaaaattcaaaaaagaattcttgaaaattaaaaggaaaaataaaaaataattaaaatggaaaaagaaaaaaaagaaataatcaAACAATAAAACCAGGAAAGAAGCTTTCAGAAGCTTCCCAATACCAGCCTGAAAGCTTCCAACTCGCACGCGAAGCACAGCAATTGGCGACATATTATATGGGCCACCCCGGTATTTAGCTAGAGAAGCCAGCAAGTGTGCGCCAAGTAGCAAAAACAATAGAAGCTAGCATTAAATATGATTAAGCGCTCCGTATCCGTTTTCGGTGCCTTCTTATGTACAGGGCTATTGTCAGTTGCAATGGCCACACAGACAGGGCCAGAGCTACGTTGAAACAAAACATGTCCCCGGCCTTCCCAACCTAACACCAAAATAGTGAACAGTGAATGCACAAGTGGGCCTCGCGTGCAGATAGTCTGTTCTTTTCCTTCAGCTTGCCCACTCTGGCCTGCCCAACAAATATTCTACGGATAGCCTGCGGTTGATTGGGCTCACACACAAAATAAAAGCCCATCTAGGGCACTGCCTCCGTAAAAAAAAAGTCATGCAGTCAAAAGTGGTCTGAGGTCTGATCACCAATAAAAGGTCCGTCAAATAACACCATCTAGGGCACTGCCTCCGTCAAATAACACCATGTTAGTAATCAGAATTATGTGCACTATTTCTTAATTTGTTATTACATTGTTGTGGATATTTCTGAAACTATTAGAGTTACATACTTAGCATTAGCAAAAGTGGTCTGAGGTCTGGTCACCAATAAAAGGTGCGAAATATTCAACTGAGCTCATAGCTTATGCATTCCTTGTGGCCGGCCATCCTGTTATGATTCAGCACTTGGAGGGGGTAGTGCCGATTATTGAGAAATTTGTAGATAGAGCTAGAACCAAATGGGGTGAACTTAAATTGCTTATGATACTTCTTACTTCGGCTGCCTCTTGCTGCATCCAATAAAATGGCCTTTTTATACGTCTTGCTATATACATGTGTGCCTCCCATTTTTGTGTACAATAATTATCATTTTTCACTTTGATTGTTGACCAGTGTATGGATAAATTTATACAAATTCAACTTTCATGAGTTTTGTTCCTCCATATATGTAAGAAAATAATGCTTAAAAGATATATGTAATAAAAATCGTTTCATTATATCATAAAAAATAGACAGATGTGTTAACACGCGCCATCATGGTCAGTGTCATGGCAAACCAAGTGGTAACACAATGTGCAAATTGCAATCCTCAGGAATTCGTGGTCGCGGTGCAAAATACAGAATGAGGCCTTAAAATTTTAAAAATCCTTATCATAACTAAAGCATACTCACACATAATGATGTAACTTTAACTATGTGTTGTGTCGTAATATCAATGCTAAAAGACTAAAGGTACTACCACAGCAATAAACTGACCACATGTTCTACCAAAAGACATCATCGGTTCAATATTCCTTGAAATGAAATAATCAATTATGTCTTCTTAATTAATATTCTCCAAGATATCAAGTATCTTAAAAATCTTGGACCGCTAGGCATGTAGCTAGCCAATTATCTTCTTCAAACAATTCGACTACCGATCGAGCAAAATATGTAAATTGAAGCAAGCTCAATCTAAAATTAGTATTTACTTGTTTAAAAAAACTTAGTATTTACTAAGATGTATTGCTGAGAAAATAAAATTAGTCAATATTATATATGCACTAACATAATTATTCAGCAGAAAGATTAATCTCAGGTAGTAACTTTGTaccaaaagaaataaaataaatgacCTAAATAGGGCTTCTGTTGGGCGTTGCCGGCAGGAAAGTGCAGTGACTGTGGGGCGTCAATGAGACAACATTGTTCTTCCAGCTAATTATTTTGATCGGTAATTATATTATTATCTGACCAGCATGCGTtcctattttatttcattttttctaaatCCTGCCATTTAACGACCTGAATTTCACAGAAGTGATCGAACGTCACTCATATTAAATAACATGTGTTTCAACCTTTGGCCTCTAGATAGAAACCGCAACAATGCGAAGGGTAAGATATGACAGTACTAATAACAATCCTGATGAAATTAACATAGAGTATTACACGGGAAGATTGCTACTAAAACAAGTTGTGTTACAATGATTACCTCTAAGTAGAAAATAACATGTTTCTCAAGAGTTACCTAATAAAATCCAGTTGTACTACCGGGGAAAATTAATACCAGTAAACGCGACAGAAAGGGGCACAATCTACCCTATCCATGTCAGATCTCTGCATATGACTGGTTAGGTGCTGGCCTCCTTTCCTTTCCACCTGTTTATTCTGCTTGTCATCATGTGGGTGGCACATATTGGCCATTACGGCGGCCCAAAATTCCATGTGTGTTTCTTCATTGGCTACCATTCGTTGATCTGTAAAGAAACCTCCTTTCTGTGTAACTAGCCCAGCACCACTTGTGACTTGTGCCATTCATTCATTGTAGTACATAGTATTATAGGTTAGTGTCTGTTTCTCAAAGCTAGTGGCTGGCCCAAATGCATGGGTAGAATTATACATGTGGTTGGGCATGTAAGAGACCACGGTGAATAGTGATTAACACACAAGATGTTAGTATCAGGCAAGCTAGCTAGCCACACGCAGGAAGTCAATATCAggcaagctagctagctagtagtcgATCGAGCATGGATGCAAcgtactagtgtcaaaaaatgtcttacattatgggacggagggaatatgTATCTTCTGCGAGTAAGTCAAACAGACATAGAGTGTGCACATGTACATTGTCCAGTGGTCCATTATATTAACGTGGGTTTGGGGCTAGCTAGTTATCTAAGACCCCATTTTCATCAAGTAACGGAACCCCTTACGCCAATGATTGTTCGGCCATTACTTGTATGTTGTTAGAGGGGGACATACATGTCCATGTCCATGTCAACCGAGATGCAACAAAACAGTAGGAAGAGTGTGTACATGTTACGCCGATTATTGTTCGGCTAATTTTACACTCGCAGCTCGCTTTGGTCATGCTTGGCTAGCCGACGACTGCGCACTTCACCATTCGCCGATTTATACCGATCGATATCGACAAGGAGAGTGATAAGAGGGATAGTGAAGGCGTGAGGGCCGTACTCAGCTATGGGGCAAACATGATAAACAATGTCATACAAGGTTAAGCATGCTACAATCCCAAAATAATTAAGGCGTCATGATCTGGCCCGCGGTTGCCCTGGTCCTGTCTCCGCCCCTGCTTATTTGTTCGATAAAGCTCCGCCCCTGGTTATATTGTGAGAAATGTTGGGAGGACGGCAAGGTATGGTTGGTGTTCATACAACATATGTGTAGTCCATGCATCAATCCTTACCGATTATAAACTAATTCGATTATTGGTAGATGAATTTGAGGAGTAGATTGGCCTATCTATCGATCGGCTGTCGTACGTGACCAAAAACGAAAGAAGATCAAAATAGGTTGAGCTGATGAATACTACTTGGCGGGAGCAGTAGTCGCCGAGTAGTTGTCAGCTCACTGTAAGTGCGTAGTGCATCAATCCATGGCGGATGCAAGTAATCATGCATTCGTGCAATTTGAGCTGTGCTTCAATCAACATGACTCGGGAGGCTGCTCTGCTTTGAGGTGTTGTGATGTTGCTACTCCCATGCATGTATGCCGTATTATTCCATCATCACACACAATCACATATACCCCATGCTTGATCATTCCAATATACATACCTTTTAGCACTAGGGTGCATATTGATTAGTGtcgaaaaacgtcttacattatgggacacaAGGACATAGAGTGTGTACATGTACGTTGGGGCTAGCTAGTTATCTAAGACCCCATTTTCATTAAGTAACGAAACCCCTTACGCCGATGATTGTTCAGCTAATACTTATATGTTGTTAGAGGTGGACATACATGTCCATGTCCACATCAACCGAGATGCAACAAAACAGTATTATTAAGAGTGTATACATGTTACGCCAATGACTATTCGGCTAATTTTACACTGGCAGCTCGCTTGGTCAAGCTTGGCTAGCCGCCGGCTGCGCACTTCTCCGTTCGCCGATTTATACTGTTCGATATCGACAAGGAGAGTGATAAGAGGGATAGGGAAGGGCGCGAGGGCCCAAGTCAGCTCCGGGCCAAACTGATTTTTTTTAGCACTAAacattgttttttgttttgtagtAAACATTGTTGAATGTGTAACATACGTGCAAGTTTTCTTGAAGATCAAATATTTCCAGTGCTCTgatcaaaagaaaaaaacaaaatagttCTCCAAAATGCTTTTCATAATAGTCTTTTTgaagcatcgattttgttttttcaGCTAGAGTATTCAGGAGTATTTTTTCTTCACGAAAAGTTACATGTATGTAAAAAATCATCAACGGATGTTTCCAAAAAAAACATAGTTTTATATTTTCTATATTTGTTATTCTAGTGTCATCAGAGAGCACGTGAGCTCGCGAGCAGATAGCCGGCGTCCAAAAAATATGTGCTTAGAAGTCAAATTTCCAGTCTTTACGCAACTTCGAACCCATTTATTGACATTTTTTATGCTCTATATTTCTGAAATTAGCGATTTCGTCTCAGTTTCCGTGGCTCGCATTTCAGCGATGCATTTCACACACACCTGGCTACTTATCTTCTGGTCTCCCTCCTTGGTTCTTGCGCTTATAAAAGGGGGGCGTGATGGCCTCTTACTTTACTAACTTTGTGCGGTCCCACAACCACAGAAACCACCGTGATCATCTTGGAGCAAAGGAAACGCAATGGCGCCGGTGAAGGTGTTCGGGCAGGCCATGTCGCCGAACGTGGCGCGGGTGCTGGTGTTCCTGGAGGAGGCCGGCGCCGACTACGAGCTCGTCGACGTCGACTTCCAGGCCAAGGAGCACAAGAGCCCCGACCACCTTGCCAGAAACGTACGTAACATATGCTTACTTGGTTTTTATGCCATCTTCTCCTACGTTGTATTTATGTTTTGGCCCTGATGGATGTTTTCTTGCAGCCGTTCGGGCAAATCCCCGCGTTCCAGGACGGTGACCTCGTTCTCTTCGGTACGTAACGCCCCTCCCACGAGCCATGATCACAATCCTCCCTTCCTGGTCAAGTTGGACGAACTTTTCTGCTTTTTTACTCACGCGTTGCATGCAGAGTCACGAGCGGTCGCAAAGTACGTGGCGCGCAAGTACAAGACGGACGAGGCCGACCTGCTGAGGGACGGCGACCATTCAGAAGCCGCCATGGTGGACGTGTGGACGGAGGTGGAGGCGCACACGTACAGCGCGGCCCTCTCGCCGATCGTCTACGAGTGTCTCATCTTCCCTCTCATGCACGGCAAGCCCACCGACGAGAAGGTCGTCGACGAGAGCCTCGGGAAGCTGAGGAAAGTGCTCGAGGTCTATGAGGAGCGGCTGTCCAAGCACAGGTACCTGGCCGGGGATTTCCTCAGCTTCGCCGACCTCAACCATTTCCCCTACACCTTCTACTTCATGGCGACGCCGCATGGGGCCCTGTTTGAGTCGTACCCGCGCGTGAAGGCGTGGTGGGAGAGCATCATGTCCAGGCCGGCGATTCAGAAGCTCAGTGCAACCATGACACCATGAACGTACCACGCAACTGCCTGCTTATAAGTATATAGCTACTATGGCAGCTTAATTAGTAATTGATCTGCATGCTTCATTCTATAGTATTCAATTTTATTGTGTGCATGACTGCATGCATGAGTATAATGTAATTTGTACTGTCTACCAGAATTGTGCAAGTCTGCAGTTCTGGTGGTTGTATCTATCTGTATGTTCCATTTTTTGTGCCACACTTTTCTTTTTGATTGGTTGCTTGTCAAAGTCCAAATCACTAGTTTGCACGTCTCCTTTTAGAATACCTAAACACCACCTGCTCAACAGGGTGACGTGACGATGCTAGATCTAGCGGCTCCGAGTTGACTAGTTTGCACCGGCGTGACCAAATCTAAATTTACGACGTCAAAAGGGCCGCTGCTCTGCTGGCCGTTTTCGGTGCCTTCTCATTCATCGGGCTGcttttttattttttgtgaaaaaaacatgTAACTTTATTCATCCTCATAACAATTACAGGTACACCGGGCTTCTGTGGACCACAACGGTGGGCCTTGGGTGCAGATATTCTATTCCTTTATTGCAGCTTGACCGCTCTAGCCCATCCAACAATTTTTCACTTTGATTGTTAATAGCAAGTGTGTGGATAAATTTATACAAATTTAACTTTCATGTGTTTCGTGCCTCTTAATATCTAAGAACATGTTCCCGCAAAAACAAATCTAAGAACATTATGCTAAAAAGATATATGTAAGAAAATTCATTTCATTATATCATTAAAAAATAAATGGACGCGGTAACACACGCCATCATGGTCTAGTGGGTGTGATGGAACGCCTAGCAGTGTGTTGATCCATGTGTGGTGTGCAAATGGGCTTCCTCAGCAATTCACGGCCGTGGTGCAAAATACAGAATGGGGCCTTAAATTTTTAAAAATCTTAAACATAACTAAAGCATATTCCCACATAACTATGTAAATTAATTATTTTTTGTTTCATAATATCAATGCTAAAAGATTAAAGGTATTACCAAAGCAATAAACTGACCACATGTTTTATGAAAAGCATCATCCATCCAATACTCCTTGAAATGAAATCTTCAATTATGTCTTCTTTATTAATATTCTCAAAGACACCATTTTCAAGTATCTTAAAAAAAATCTTGGAGCGTGACCTTGATCAAGGAAGTAGCCAACTATCTTCTTCAAACAATTAGACTAACAATCGAGCAAAGTATGTAAGTACTGAAGCAAGATTAACCTCAGTATACTATTTAAGGTGTATTGATGTGAAAATACAATTATTCAATATTGTATATGTTAAACATTGTAACGTGTGCGTGTGTATGGTTGTTGTAATATGGTTAGGCTTAGAGATATGATCCCATAGTTTGTTAGATTACTTGGAGATCAATCCTAGCCTAACCAACTCTTGTAATCTCCTGGCTTTGAGCCCTATATTAACACGCACGCGTCCCTACAGATATGCATACGCTTAAGCCTAATTTtttacatggtatacagagccggACTCTTCCATCGCATCTAGATGTCTTCGGCGTCCTCCTCCGCCATGGCCACGCCCTCCCTCGCTTCCCTCGGCCACACCATCACGGAAAAGCTGAACCGAGAGAACTTTCTCGTCTGGAGGGCGCAGGTCCTACCGCATATCCGTGCAGCGGGCATGATGGGTTTCCTGGATGGCTCCCAGAAGGAACCCGCCCCTGAGATCCGCATGGAGAGGGATGTCTCCGGCAAGAAGGAGGTCACCATCGCCGTCAACCCAGAGCATGCTGTGTGGGTTACCCAGGACCAGCAGGCGCTTTCGTTTTTGATCGCTTCCCTTTCTCGCGAAGTGCTCCTGTAGGTCAGCATCTGCACGACGGCCGCCGCCACCTGGAGTGCTCTCCTTCAGAGCTTCTCCTCGCAATCCCGCGCCCGCATCATCCAGCTTCGCAATCAGATCGGCCACACCAAGAAGGGCGATCTTTCGGCGGCTGCCTACTTCACCAAGATGAAGGGGCTCGCTGACGAACTTGCAGCTGCCGGGAGGCCCCTGGATGAAGATGATGTCGTCTCTCACATCATCCAGGGGCTCATGCACGAGCCGGAGTACAGCGGGTTCGTGTCCGCCGTCTCCACGCGCACCATCACTGACCAGCCAATCGGCCTAGGCGAGTTATTCTCGCTGCTGCTTGCTGTTGAGTCACGCATCGCCGCACAGACCTCCGCCTACTCCGCCAACCTCGCTACAAAAGGCGGAGGCCGTGGCAACTCCAACTAGGGTGGCTCTCGTGACGGCGGCAACAGCGGCTCCCGtggctacaacaacaacaacacgggCACCCGCTTCTTCGACAACTACTCTGGTGGCGGCGGCTCTGGTGGCGCGCCTCGCCAGGGTGGTGATCGCGGTGACCGCGGTGACCGTGAGAAGTGCCAAATCTGCAAGTACGAGGGGCATGGTGCGTGGCGCTGCAAGAAGAGTACGACCGCAACTTCAACAACAACGTGCGTAACCCTgctggtggtggaggtggtggtggcggcggtggaaaCCGATCTGCCAACGCCGTCCACTCTTATGGAGTTGATACCAACTGGTATCTTGACTCCGGCGCAACCAACCACGTGACCGGTGAACTGGAGATGCTTGCTGTCCATGATCGCTACACCGGCTCGGAGCAAATCCACACCGCAAGTGGTTAAGGTATGGACATTGCACATGTTGGTCATTCAGTTCTATCTACTCCTCATGGCTCCTTAGATCTAAAGAACATACTTCATTCTCCGCAAGCCGACAAAAGTTTACTTTCTGCCTATCAACTCATCAAAGATAATTATGCTTTCCTTGAGGTTTACCCTGAAACTTTTTTTGTTAAGGATCGGGCCACTCGGAGGATCATTCTTCAAAACGAGAGTAGGGGTGGTCTGTTTCCTGTTTCTGGCCGGCAAG
This region of Triticum aestivum cultivar Chinese Spring chromosome 2D, IWGSC CS RefSeq v2.1, whole genome shotgun sequence genomic DNA includes:
- the LOC123048324 gene encoding probable glutathione S-transferase GSTF1; this encodes MAPVKVFGQAMSPNVARVLVFLEEAGADYELVDVDFQAKEHKSPDHLARNPFGQIPAFQDGDLVLFESRAVAKYVARKYKTDEADLLRDGDHSEAAMVDVWTEVEAHTYSAALSPIVYECLIFPLMHGKPTDEKVVDESLGKLRKVLEVYEERLSKHRYLAGDFLSFADLNHFPYTFYFMATPHGALFESYPRVKAWWESIMSRPAIQKLSATMTP